A single window of Botrytis cinerea B05.10 chromosome 15, complete sequence DNA harbors:
- the Bcfcp1 gene encoding Bcfcp1 gives MGKTLTLGPNLRYPITITKLFKKHGDQISKRDSLLEYKYHWKLMVGDPLGEQWEEEQTSYGAWDSPSDGTIEKWLVKEGATIESDGPVVDVEESCSHAVQFAGLCGMCGKDMTEVSWATSSLDTDRARINMIHDQTHLTVSLDEASKAEEELQRRLLKNRKLSLVVDLDQTIIHACIEPTVGEWQRDVNSPNYEAVKDVRSFQLNDDGPRGLASGCWYYIKMRPGLAEFLAKVSEMYELHVYTMGTRAYALNIAKIVDPGKKLFGDRIISRDENGNVTAKSLARLFPQSTHMVAIIDDRADVWPMNRPNLIKVVPYDFFTGIGDINSSFLPKREELPKVSTPKKKHHSKPETSTLETVETPVGEVAKPTEPEEGETKSAEETKEEPTTEKPNLPKLNTLDDEASLLEQAAEQEKFLEQQLIDRPLLHKQEELDEADKKQEEAEKAVEDGSIEHHAHRHSVLKDDDVELTYLQQHLADLHRAFYEEYDKALVNVPGGRVAQLKPGHQRKVNVKNEAADLKVVPNIAVVMPRLKSQVLDGCVIVMSGLVPLGVDLMRSEIAQQIESFGGKIHKKVSKRVTHVVASSQKTRTQKVREAAKYPHIKIVTQQWLTQSMSKWKKEDESEYLVEINPADRRQSGDLTNIPSPGEDSEESSDYTESEDFEDDDTRSELDGEGVMPDEPRGDISPTTDLNWSSIDDELAEFMGDDESGTESDTSFTSNNSNNSRTSRTSSRRGHKRRFDDTTDEDESEEESTMAKKQRVANSRTTSLKTVKTPNSTTESSLLTPGVTGDENDEVNQVMAEESDHSFEDDLEAEMQAAFDQELEEEAAAAAG, from the exons ATGGGAAAGACATTAACCTTGGGTCCGAATTTACGGTACCCAATTACAATCACCAAGTTGTTCAAGAAACATGGCGATCAGATTTCGAAACGGGACTCACTCCTCGAATACAAATACCATTGGAAGCTAATGGTTGGCGATCCATTGGGCGAACAatgggaagaagaacaaaCATCGTACGGGGCATGGGATAGTCCGTCTGATGGCACTATCGAGAAATGGTTAGTCAAAGAAGGGGCGACGATTGAGAGCGATGGACCTGTTGTcgatgttgaagaaagttgTTCGCATGCTGTCCAGTTTGCGGGACTTTGTGGAATGTGTGGAAAAGATATGACCGAGGTCTCTTGGGCCACCAGTTCGCTCGATACAGACCGAGCGAGGATCAATATGATTCATGACCAAACGCACCTCACAGTTAGTCTTGACGAGGCTTCAAaggcagaagaagaactACAACGGCGGCTACTTAAGAATCGAAAACTTTCATTGGTGGTGGATCTGGATCAGACCATTATCCATGCTTGTATTGAACCTACTGTTGGAGAATGGCAGCGCGACGTCAATTCGCCAAACTACGAGGCCGTCAAAGATGTGCGGTCATTCCAACTTAATGATGATGGTCCTCGTGGTCTCGCATCTGGCTGTTGGTACTATATTAAAATGCGACCTGGACTTGCGGAGTTTCTCGCAAAAGTCTCCGAAATGTACGAGCTTCACGTTTATACTATGGGTACTCGAGCATATGCATTGAATATTGCAAAGATCGTCGATCCtggaaagaaattatttgGTGATCGTATCATCAGTCGAGACGAGAACGGCAACGTCACGGCAAAGAGCCTGGCTAGATTATTCCCTCAGAGCACACATATGGTGGCAATTATCGATGATCGCGCAGACGTTTGGCCAATGAATCGTCCCAATCTTATTAAGGTTGTTCCCTATGATTTCTTCACTGGCATAGGAGATATAAATTCAAGCTTTCTAccaaagagagaagagcttCCTAAAGTATCAACACCCAAAAAGAAACATCACTCAAAGCCGGAGACTAGCACACTTGAGACGGTGGAAACGCCTGTTGGAGAAGTTGCAAAGCCTACAGAACCTGAAGAAGGCGAAACCAAATCTGCTGAAGAAACCAAGGAGGAACCAACGACTGAGAAACCAAATCTGCCGAAACTTAACACGTTAGACGATGAGGCTTCATTGCTAGAACAAGCCGCGGAGCAAGAGAAATTTTTGGAGCAACAATTAATCGATCGACCTTTACTTCATAAACAAGAGGAACTTGATGAAGCCGATAAAAAACAGGAAGAAGCAGAGAAAGCGGTTGAGGATGGTAGTATTGAACATCACGCGCACCGACATAGTGTTCTCAAGGATGATGACGTCGAATTGACTTATCTCCAACAACATCTTGCGGATTTGCACAGAGCTTTTTATGAAGAATACGACAAAGCTTTGGTCAATGTTCCAGGTGGACGAGTTGCACAACTAAAACCTGGACATCAAAGAAAGGTCAATGTCAAAAATGAAGCTGCCGATCTGAAAGTAGTACCCAATATTGCAGTTGTGATGCCGCGTCTCAA GTCTCAAGTCTTAGATGGATGTGTAATAGTAATGTCGGGTTTAGTTCCTCTGGGAGTTGATCTTATGAG ATCTGAAATTGCTCAGCAGATAGAAAGTTTTGGTGGCAAAATTCATAAAAA GGTTTCAAAAAGAGTGACTCATGTCGTTGCCTCGTCACAAAAAACTCGTACACAAAAAGTTCGAGAAGCGGCCAAATATCCTCACATTAAGATAGTCACACAACAATGGTTGACTCAGTCGATGAGCAagtggaagaaggaagatgaatCAGAGTATCTG GTAGAGATAAATCCAGCTGATAGAAGACAAAGTGGTGATTTGACTAATATTCCATCTCCTGGTGAAGATAGTGAAGAATCTTCAGACTACACCGAGAgcgaagattttgaagatgacgaCACAAGATCTGAGCTAGATGGAGAAGGTGTCATGCCGGATGAACCACGAGGTGACATCTCTCCAACGACGGATCTCAACTGGTCATCAATAGATGACGAACTAGCTGAATTCATGGGCGATGATGAATCTGGCACGGAAAGTGACACAAGTTTCACCAGCAataacagcaacaacagtcGAACATCACGGACAAGTTCAAGAAGAGGACATAAACGAAGATTTGACGATACGacggatgaagatgaaagtgaagaagaaagtacAATGGCAAAAAAGCAGCGAGTAGCTAATTCAAGAACCACGAGTCTGAAAACTGTTAAAACGCCGAACAGTACAACGGAATCTAGTCTTCTTACCCCGGGGGTCACGGGCGATGAGAATGACGAGGTTAATCAAGTTATGGCGGAGGAGAGTGATCATAGTTTTGAAGATGATCTGGAAGCTGAAATGCAAGCCGCTTTCGATCAGgagttggaggaagaagcgGCTGCTGCTGCCGGTTGA